CGAGCAGATCGTGCGCGGCGCCTTCCAGGCCGGCGACAGCCTGCCCGCCGAGCGCGCCCTGTGCGAGGCGCTCGGCGTCAACCGAGGCGCGGTGCGCGAGGCGCTGAAGCGGCTCGCGCAGGCGCGTTTGGTCTCGGTCCAGCACGGCGGCGCGTCGCGCGTCCTCGACTACCGCTCGTCGGCCGGGCTCGAGCTGCTCTCCGACCTGCTGGTGACCGAAGGCGGCTTCGATCCGAAGGTCGTGCGCAGCGTCATCGAGATGCGCTCGGCGCTCGCACCCGACATCGCGCGGCTCGCGGCGCTGCGCGGCGGCGAGCGCGTCGCGGACCTGCTCGAGCCGATCGTCGAGCGCATGCGCGCCGCGGGCGAGGACAACCGCACGCTGCAGACGCTCGCGATGGAGTTCTGGTCGGCGCTGGTCGACGGCACCGACAACGTCGCCTACCGCCTCGCCTACAACTCGCTGCGCCAGACCTACGAGAAGTGCATGGACATCCTGACCGGCGTGCTCGAGGACGAGCTGCGCGACCTGCGCAGCTACGCCGCGATCGCCGACGCCGTGCGCCGGGGCGACGCGAAGCGCGCGGAGCGCGTCGCGCGCACGCTCACGCGACGCGGCGAGGAGCGCCTGCTCGCCGCGGCCGAGCTGCTCGAGGCCGGCCGCAGCCCGAAGGGAGTTGCCGTATGACCGTCAGCGAGAGCCCGAACACGCTGCCCGCAGCCGCGCGCTGCTTCTTCCGCTACCTGAGCCCGCGGGTCCTCGTGACCGCGAGCGCCGTGACGCTCGGCGTCCGGCTCGCGCTCGACGGCTTCTCCTGGTGGGATCTCGCGATCGTCGCCGGCATCGTCGCCTTCTGGCCGCTGCAGGAGTGGCTGATCCACGTCTTCATCCTGCACTACAAGCCGATCACGCTGTTCGGCCGCACGATCGACTTCCCGGTGCCGCGCTCGCACCGCCGCCACCACCGCGATCCCTGGAACATCGACATCCTGTTCATCCCGTCGCACGTCTTCCTGTACGCGATCCCGCTCGAGTTCTTCCTCTGGATCACGCTCGCGCCGACGCTCGAGCTCGCCTTCACCGGGCTCGCGACGTTTTTCCTCTTGACGCTGCACTACGAGTGGGTGCACTACCTCGTGCACACGCGCTACCGGCCGAAGTCGTGGCTCTACGACCGGCTGTGGCGCAACCACCGCCTGCACCACTGCAAGAACGAGAACTACTGGTTCGGCGTCAGCATGCTGTCGGGCGACCGTCTGCTCGGCACCGCGCCGGCGCTGAACGAGGTGCCGACCTCGCCGACCTGCCGTACGCTCGGCCTCGAGGACACGCTCGGCGCGAGCAGCCCGGCGAACGCGTAATCGCGGCGGCGGCTTCTCTCGGCGCGGCGGCGCCGCTATCGAGAAGCGTGAGCGAAGCGCCGCCAAGCCCGCCCGCGCCGCGGTCTGCGCCGGTCCCAGAGATCGGCGGGCGCTGCGACCCGCGCTTCGCCGCCGTGCGCGACGCGTTCGCCGCCAACTTCGCGCAGCACGGCGAGGTCGGCGCGGCGGTGACCGTGGTCGTCGAGGGGCGCGTCGTCGTCGACCTGTGGGGCGGCCTCGCCGATCCCGCGCGCGGCACGCCGTGGCGCGAGGACACGCTGGTCAACGTCTTCTCGGTGACCAAGGCGCTGGTCACGATCTGCGCGCTGCGCCTCGTCGAGGAAGGTCGCCTCGGGCTCGACGAGCCGCTCGCGCGCGCCTGGCCGGGCTTCGCGGCCGCAGGCAAGGAAGGCGTCACGCTGCGCCAGGTGCTCGCGCACCGCGCCGGGCTGCCGGCGATCCGCGCGCCGCTTCCCGAGGGCGCGATGCTGGAGTGGGCGACGATGACGCGCGCGCTCGAGCGTCAAGCACCATGGTGGCCGCCCGGCACGCAGCACGGCTACCACGTCAACACCTTCGGCTTCCTGGTCGGGGAGGCGGTGCGCCGGGCGAGCGGCACGTCGATCGGGACGTTCCTGCGCGACGTGATCACGGGACCGCTCGGCGCCGACGTCCACCTCGGCGTGCCGCGCAGCGAGCACGCGCGGATCGCCACCTTCCTCTGGAACGCGACGCTGCCGTTCCCGCGCACCGACCCGACGATGCTGCCCGACGCCCAGGCGCTGCGCTACTGCGCGTACCTCAACCCGCCGGGGCTTTCCGGCGAGGACGGCTGGGTGAACCGGCCGGAGTGGCGCCTCGCCGAGATCCCGTCGGCGAACGGACACGCGACCGCGCGCGGCGTGGCGCGCGTCTACGCGGCGCTGGTCGCGGCGCTGCGCCACGGACGCGCGCTCGACGGCGTGCACGTGCTCGCGCGCGAGACGCTCGAGCAGGCGATCGTCGAGCACTCCTCGGGCATGGACCTGATCCTCGAGCGCCCGTCGCGCTTCGGGCTCGGCTTCCAGCTCACCCAGGCCGAGCGCCCGCTGGGTCCGAACCCGCGCGCCTTCGGCCACTTCGGCTCGGGCGGCGCGCTCGGCTTCTGCGACCCCGACGCCGACGTCGCGCTCGGCTACGTGATGAACGACATGGGGCCGCGCTGGCAGAACCCGCGCAACCGCGCGCTGCTCGACGCGGTCTATGCGAGTCTCTGAGCCGCGTCGCGGGCGCACGGGTGGGCGGCGTCGCCGAAGTCTTCGCGGCCCACTCGCGCTCCGTCCGTTCACGCGCCGCCGCTTCACGTCGGCCGGCTCCGCATGACATCATCCGCACGCGATGTCGGCGCCGTCGCGGCCCACGCTTGCGGGTGTGCATGCGTCGCACGCGGGTGCGCACGCGTGGCCCGCGCGTCGTGCGCGCGGTCGCGTCGTCCCCACTGGCCTCGACTTTGCAGCCGCGCACAGCGCCGAATGCTAGGCGCAAGTCGGCTCCGGCATCCGACGCCCCGTCTTGCAGCGAGAGGACCCGGCTTTGAAGAAGATCCAGCAGCGCGCGAGCGGCATCCTTCTCCACCCGACGTCCCTGCCCGGTCGCTTCGGCATCGGCGACCTCGGCCCCGAGACCAAGCGCTTCGTCGACTTCCTGGTGCGCACGGGCCAGACCTTGTGGCAGGTCCTGCCGCTCGGACCGACCGGCTACGGCGACTCGCCCTACCAGTGCTTCTCGGCGTTCGCGGGGAACCCGCTGCTGGTCAGCCTCGAGGGCCTGGTCGCGGACGGGCTCCTGTCCGAGGACGACCTGCGCGACCCGCCGCCCTTCCCCGAGGAGCGCGTCGACTACGCGGCGGTGATCCCGTACCGCATGGCGCTGCTCGCGCGTGCCGCCGAGGCCTTCCACCGCGGGCACGCGGGCGCGGCGCTCGCGCCCGACTTCGACGCCTTCTGCCGCGCGCAGACGCACTGGCTCGACGACTTCGCGCTCTTCATGGCGCTCAAGGAAGCGCACGAGCTGCGGACCTGGAGCGCGTGGCCGCGTCCGCTCGCGCGTCGTGAGCCCGACGCGCTCGCCGCGGCGCGCGAGCAGCACGCCGAGGCGATCTTCAAGCACAAATTCATCCAGTTCATGTTCTTCCGCCAGTGGGACGAGGTGCGGCGCTACGCGAACCAGGCGGGGGTGCGCATCATCGGCGACATCCCGATCTTCGTCGCCTACGACAGCGCCGACGTCTGGGCGCACCCCGAGCTCTTCTTCCTCGACGAGGAGGGCAAGCCGACGGTCGTCGCCGGCGTGCCGCCCGACTACTTCAGCGCGACCGGACAGCTCTGGGGCAACCCGCTCTACCGCTGGGACGTGCTCGCGCGGCAGGGCTACGCGTGGTGGCTCGACCGGCTGCGCACGACGTTCGCGCAGGTCGACATTCTGCGCATCGACCACTTCATCGGCATCCACCGCTACTGGGAGATCCCGGCGCGCGCCAAGACCGCGATCAAGGGACGCTACCGCCCCGGGCCCGGCGCCGACTTCCTGCAGGCGGCGCGCAACGCCCTCGGCGACCTGCCGATCATCGCCGAGGATCTCGGCGCGATCACGCCCGAGGTCGAGGAGCTGCGCGACGCCTTCGAGCTGCCCGGGATGAAGCTCCTGCAGTTCGCCTTCGACAGCGACGCGACCAACCCCTTCCTGCCGCACAACTACCCGCGGCGCTGCGTCGCCTACACCGGCACGCACGACAACGACACCACCGTCGGCTGGTTCCACGCCACGACGCCCGAGGAGCGCTCGAACGCGCAGCGCTACTTCGCGCGTAGCGGCGAGGACATCGCCTACGACTTCATCCGCGGCGTGCTGAGCTCGGTCGCCGACACCGCGATCATCCCGATGCAGGACGTGCTCTGCCTCGGCAGCGAGGCGCGCATGAACCACCCGGGACGCCCGTCGGGGAACTGGCAGTGGCGCATGCGCGCCGACGCGATCACCGACTGGCACGTCGGGCGGCTCGCCGAGATGGCCGAGCTCTACGGCCGCGCGCCCGAGAAGCCGGGCGCCGTCAAGAAACCATCGGCGGCGACCGGCACCGTGGTCCGGGCCGCGACCGACGGCGGGGCGCCCGACGAGGACGACGAGGACCTCGACGAGCCGCCGTCCGACGAGCGCGCGCCGAGGTGAGCGCGCGAGCCCCGAACGTCCGCAGCCGCACCGACCGTGCGCTGCAGCAGCGACGTGCGCAACGATCCTGCTCGCCGCACCTAGCTCGACTGCGCGCTGCGCACGGCAGCCTCCCCCTCGCCAGCCCCGTCTGCGCGCCCGCCCCGCCCGGCGCGCCAAAGATTCGGCCGACCCGCTTGTCTCCCCTTTGGTCGGCGATACGATCGTAGTGCTTTGCAGGATCACGCTTCTCCTGCCTCGGTCGATCTCGCAGACGACACAGCGCCACCGAACGAAGCGGCGACGCCATCTCTCGATGCGCGGCATCGTCGGCGCTGGGGAGCGTGGCTGGTGCTGCTGGCGCTGCTCGTCGGGCTGCGCATCGCGGCGCCCTTCGTCGTCGGGCCGTTTCTCGAGGAGCGTCTGTCGCGCGCGCTCGGCGCGCGCGTGCAGGTCGGCGACGTCAGCTTCGCGCCGATCGACGCGGTGGTCACGCTCGGCAACGTCCGCGTCGACCGTCCGGGCGCGCCGGCTTCCGACGGCGACGAGCTCGAGCCCGCGATCCACGCGGCGCGCGTGCGCCTCGACCTGCAGTGGCTGCCGCTGCTGCACCGCGCGCTCGTCGTGCGCGAGGTCGCGCTCGAGTCGGCGCGCATCGAGGTCGAGCGCACGGCGGACGGCGGCACGAGCCTCGACCGCTTGCTGAACGTCGACGCGGCGCCGGAGCTGCCGCCCGGCTGGAGCTTCGCGATCGACCGCGTGATGCTGCGCGACTCGCTCGTCCGCGTGCGCGACACGGGCGACGACGGCGCGCCGCTCGAGCTCGGGGTGCGCGACGCCGAGTTCTCGACCATGCGGCGGCGCGCAAGCGCGTTCAAGCGCGCGCCGAACCTGCACGTCGACGTGCTCGTCGAGGGCGGACGCATCCGCATCGACGGCACGACGGACGTGCTCGACGACGGCAGCCTCGTGGTGGACGCGCTCCTGCGCGTCAAGGACGTGCCGCTCGAGCGCCTGCGCGAGTACCTGCCGGAGCCAGGCGGCGCGCTCGTCGCCGGAAGGCTCTCGGGGCAGCTGCACTACCAGCGCGAGCCCGGACGGCGCGACACGCTGAGCGGCCGCCTGCGCGCGCGTCGCGTGACGGTGCACGTGCCGACGTTCGACGCGCCGGCCCTCGCGATCCGCCGCGTCGAGGCGGAGCTCGACAAGATCGATTTTCGCCGCCAGCGCGTCGTGCTCGAGGCGCTGACGCTGCACGGCGCACGGCTCGCCGTGCGTCCCGACCTGACGGCGCCGGTGCCGCTGTTCGACGCGACCGCCGTGCAGCCGGCCGCGACGGACGGCAAGCGGCGCGCGGCGAGCAGCGCCGCCGCGAGCCCGCGCTGGACGTGGTCCGTGGCGCGGTTTGCGGCGCCGTACGCGCGCGTCGAGGTCGTCGGCGCCGAGCCCGCGATCGTGCTTCCGGCGAGCGTCGTCGGCGAGAACCTCGGGCCCGCCGCGTACTGGTCGCCGCTGCGCGCGTGGCTCGGACGCGGCGACCAGATCGCGACCTTCGACGGCACCGCGCGCTTGACGCGCGGCTTCACGATCGACGGCCGCCTCACCGCCGACGGCATCGACGCCGCGCTGTTCGCGCGCGCGTTCAAGCTGCCGTTCGCGGAGCTCGTGCAGGCGGGCGTCGCCTCGGCCGATCTCACGGTCGACGTGGCGCCGGGCGCCACCGACGGTCCGCCGGTCGCCGTGCGCGGCAAGCTCGCGGTCGACGGGCTCTGGCTCGCAGCGCCCGATCCAGGACTGTTCGCGATCGGCGCCTCGACGCTCGAGCTGCAGCTCGACGGCGTCCGTCCGGCGGCGGGTCCGCGCGGCACGGTGCGTCCCGCGGCGCTGCACTTCCGCAGGGCGACCGTCCGGCGGCCGTACGTGCTCTTGACGCGCGCCCCCGACGGCTGGCTCGTGCCGCCCTTCGCCGAGGATCCGGCGCTGCTCTGGGCGCGTCTCATGCCCGTGCGCGCCGAGTCGGAATCGGCGCCCGAGACGGACGCGGCCGTCGTCCCCGCGGCCGCCGCGCCAGCCGAGCCGCCGGCGCCGTCGCCCGCGCAAACGCTCGATGCCGCGACACCGATCGTCCTCGGCGAGCTCACCACCATCGGCGGTCGCGTGATCGTGCTCGACTTCGCGCACGAGCGGCGCACCGCGCTCGACGTCGATCTGCTCGAGGGCTGGGCGCGCGACGTCCGCCTGCCCGGGCTCGGGGCGTCGCAGCTCGTCGTGCAGGGCCGCGACCGCCGCCTCGGACGGATGACGGTCGCGGCATCGCGCTCCGGCGGCACGAGCGAGATCGAGCTCTCGGCGCAGGACGTGCCGCTCGCCGCGCTCACGCCGTACCTGCAGCAGGCGGAGCTGCCCTACGGCTTCGCCGGCGGGACCGCGCGCTTCCTCGCGCGCATCTGGCTGCGTCAGGACGGCTGGAGCGCCGACGCGACGGTCGCTCTGCAGCGCCCCGAGATCGTCGGCGACGAGGACGCGCTGCGACGCGCGCTCGGCATGCCGGTGCGCGACGCGATCGCGACGCTGCGCGACTCCGACGGCGACATCACGCTGCGCCTCACGCTCGGCTCGCGCGGCGACGTGCCGACCATGGTGGCGAGCGCGCTGCGCTCGGCGGTCACGCGCGCGCGGCTCGCGCCGCTCCCCGACAGACCGATCGAGATCCGCTTCGCGCCCGGCAGCGACGAGCTCGGCGTTCGCGCCAAGCAGGAGCTCGGCGAGATCGCCTACCTGCTCGCGTCGCGAAGCGACGCGGTGGTCGAGCTCAGCAGCACGGTGTCCGAGCACGACCGGCGCTTCCTCGCCGAGCAGGCCGCGGCGCAGTACCTCGAGGAGCCGGAAGGATTCATGGGCGTGCTGCGCGTGTTCGGCGTCCGCGATCAGGACACGCGCATCCGCGAGGCGCTCGCCGAGCGGCGCGCGGGACGGCCCGGACGGCTCAGCCCCGAGGACGAGGCGGTGCTGCGCGAGATCGTGGCGGCGGCTCCGCCGATCGATCCGCACCGGCTGACGGCGCTGGCGCGCGCGCGGGTCGCGAAGGTCGCACGCGAGCTCGTCGACCGGCACGGCGTCGAGCCCTCGCGCATCATGGTGAACGAGGTGTCGCCGACGGCAGCGAGCGCCGGGCCGCCCACCGTGCGGGCGTCGGTCGAGCTCGACACGACGCTCGAGGCGTCGGCGACGCGCGCGGAGGTGCGGCGATGGTGAGGCTCGCGCTGCGGATCGTGCTGTGGACGATCGTCGGCGCGACGCTGCTCGTCCTGCTCGCGGCGGTCGCCGTGTGGCGCGAGCTCACGCAGGACCTGCCCGCGGTCACCGAGCTGCTCGACTACCGGCCGCCGACGGCGACGCGGGTGTACGCGTCCGACGGCACGCCGATCGGCGAGTTCTACGTCGAGCGGCGCTACCTCGTGCCGATCGCGGCGATCCCGGAGCACGTCAAGCGCGCATTTCTCGCCGCGGAGGACGCCGAGTTCTACCAGCACCGCGGCATCGACCCGATGGGCATCGCGCGCGCGATCGTCGCGAACGTCCGCTCGGGTCAGATCGTGCAGGGTGCGAGCACGATCACGCAGCAGGTCGTCAAGCAACTCCTGCTGTCGCCGGAGCGGAGCTTCGAGCGCAAGTCGAAGGAGATGATCCTCGCGATCGAGCTCGAGTCGAAGCTCACCAAGGACGAGATCTTCTACCTCTACCTGAACCACATCTACTTCGGCTCCGGGACCTACGGCATCTCGGCCGCGTCGCGCTCGTTCTTCGACGTCGAGCCGGCGTCGCTGACGCTCGCGCAGGCGGCGCTGCTCGCGGGCTTGCCGAAGGCGCCGAGCCGCTACGATCCGCGCCGCTACCCCGAGGCCGCGCGTCGCCGTCAGCGCTACGTCCTCGATCGCATGCTCGCGGTCGGCTTCATCACGCCCGAGGAGCACGCCGTGGCGCTCGCCGAGCCGCTGACGATCGCCGAGCGCAAGTCGGTGCGCTACGAGGCCGCGCCCTGGTACGTCGACCACGTCCGCACGCTGCTCGAGGAGGAGTACGGCAGCGCGTTCGCGACGCTCGGCCTGCAGGTGCAGACCGCGCTCGACCTCCGGCTGCAGGCGATCGCCGAGGAGGTGCTGCGCGACGGCCTCACGAAGATCGAGCGCCGGCTCGGCAAGCGGCGCGTCGTGCGGCGGATCGCCGCGGACGAGATCGAGGACTTCCTCGCCCGGCAGCGTCGAAGCCGCACGCCCGACGGTCCGCAGGAGGCGGTGGTCACCAGCGTCGACGCGAACGCGGTGCACATCCGCACGCCGTGGGAGGACGGCATCGTGCCGCGCACCGAGGATGCGGCGAAGCGCGCCACGAGCTCGTTCAAGCGCGGCGACGTGATCTCGGTCGATCCGGTCGCGCGCGGCGACGACGGCGTCATGCGGTTCGCGCTCGACACCGACCCGCAGCTCGAGGGCGCGCTGGTCGCGATCGACCTCGAGACCGGCGAGGTCAAGGCGATGGTCGGCGGCGTCGACTACCGACGCAGCCAGTTCAACCGCGCGGTGCAGGCGCGTCGTCAGCCGGGATCCGCGTTCAAGCCGTTCGTCTACGCGGCGGCGATCGACAACGGCTACACCGCGACCACCATCGTGCAGGACGCGCCGCTCTCGCTGCCCGACGGACGGCGCGGCCGCTGGACGCCGAAGAACTTCGACCACCGCTACATGGGCGCGGTGCCGCTGCGGACGGCGCTCGTCAAGTCGCTGAACACGGCGTCGATCCGGGTGGCGATGGACGTGGGCATCGACCGCCTGCGCGAGCACCTGCGCATCTTCGGCTTCCCGACCGAGTTCCCGCGCCACCTGTCGCTGGCGCTCGGCACGAGCGAGGTGACGCT
The Candidatus Binatia bacterium genome window above contains:
- a CDS encoding PBP1A family penicillin-binding protein, which translates into the protein MVRLALRIVLWTIVGATLLVLLAAVAVWRELTQDLPAVTELLDYRPPTATRVYASDGTPIGEFYVERRYLVPIAAIPEHVKRAFLAAEDAEFYQHRGIDPMGIARAIVANVRSGQIVQGASTITQQVVKQLLLSPERSFERKSKEMILAIELESKLTKDEIFYLYLNHIYFGSGTYGISAASRSFFDVEPASLTLAQAALLAGLPKAPSRYDPRRYPEAARRRQRYVLDRMLAVGFITPEEHAVALAEPLTIAERKSVRYEAAPWYVDHVRTLLEEEYGSAFATLGLQVQTALDLRLQAIAEEVLRDGLTKIERRLGKRRVVRRIAADEIEDFLARQRRSRTPDGPQEAVVTSVDANAVHIRTPWEDGIVPRTEDAAKRATSSFKRGDVISVDPVARGDDGVMRFALDTDPQLEGALVAIDLETGEVKAMVGGVDYRRSQFNRAVQARRQPGSAFKPFVYAAAIDNGYTATTIVQDAPLSLPDGRRGRWTPKNFDHRYMGAVPLRTALVKSLNTASIRVAMDVGIDRLREHLRIFGFPTEFPRHLSLALGTSEVTLLDLTRAYGVFATMGQRFDPVFITSVRDAYGQPSDFPGTRPRFTRVLNPATAYVVTDMMRGVIEAGTAREAKKLGRPAAGKTGTTNESMDAWFVGFTPEMLVGVWVGFDAERTLGSFTGGRAAAPIWTEFMERALEGRPVRDFPQPDDVKMVRIDAATGLLAVKGRASRMQAFVAGTEPKRSAPRAEETSDEIHDASVDH
- a CDS encoding sterol desaturase family protein, with amino-acid sequence MTVSESPNTLPAAARCFFRYLSPRVLVTASAVTLGVRLALDGFSWWDLAIVAGIVAFWPLQEWLIHVFILHYKPITLFGRTIDFPVPRSHRRHHRDPWNIDILFIPSHVFLYAIPLEFFLWITLAPTLELAFTGLATFFLLTLHYEWVHYLVHTRYRPKSWLYDRLWRNHRLHHCKNENYWFGVSMLSGDRLLGTAPALNEVPTSPTCRTLGLEDTLGASSPANA
- the malQ gene encoding 4-alpha-glucanotransferase, giving the protein MKKIQQRASGILLHPTSLPGRFGIGDLGPETKRFVDFLVRTGQTLWQVLPLGPTGYGDSPYQCFSAFAGNPLLVSLEGLVADGLLSEDDLRDPPPFPEERVDYAAVIPYRMALLARAAEAFHRGHAGAALAPDFDAFCRAQTHWLDDFALFMALKEAHELRTWSAWPRPLARREPDALAAAREQHAEAIFKHKFIQFMFFRQWDEVRRYANQAGVRIIGDIPIFVAYDSADVWAHPELFFLDEEGKPTVVAGVPPDYFSATGQLWGNPLYRWDVLARQGYAWWLDRLRTTFAQVDILRIDHFIGIHRYWEIPARAKTAIKGRYRPGPGADFLQAARNALGDLPIIAEDLGAITPEVEELRDAFELPGMKLLQFAFDSDATNPFLPHNYPRRCVAYTGTHDNDTTVGWFHATTPEERSNAQRYFARSGEDIAYDFIRGVLSSVADTAIIPMQDVLCLGSEARMNHPGRPSGNWQWRMRADAITDWHVGRLAEMAELYGRAPEKPGAVKKPSAATGTVVRAATDGGAPDEDDEDLDEPPSDERAPR
- a CDS encoding serine hydrolase domain-containing protein, translating into MSEAPPSPPAPRSAPVPEIGGRCDPRFAAVRDAFAANFAQHGEVGAAVTVVVEGRVVVDLWGGLADPARGTPWREDTLVNVFSVTKALVTICALRLVEEGRLGLDEPLARAWPGFAAAGKEGVTLRQVLAHRAGLPAIRAPLPEGAMLEWATMTRALERQAPWWPPGTQHGYHVNTFGFLVGEAVRRASGTSIGTFLRDVITGPLGADVHLGVPRSEHARIATFLWNATLPFPRTDPTMLPDAQALRYCAYLNPPGLSGEDGWVNRPEWRLAEIPSANGHATARGVARVYAALVAALRHGRALDGVHVLARETLEQAIVEHSSGMDLILERPSRFGLGFQLTQAERPLGPNPRAFGHFGSGGALGFCDPDADVALGYVMNDMGPRWQNPRNRALLDAVYASL
- a CDS encoding GntR family transcriptional regulator; amino-acid sequence: MLRPVQKRSLSDAVFEQLREQIVRGAFQAGDSLPAERALCEALGVNRGAVREALKRLAQARLVSVQHGGASRVLDYRSSAGLELLSDLLVTEGGFDPKVVRSVIEMRSALAPDIARLAALRGGERVADLLEPIVERMRAAGEDNRTLQTLAMEFWSALVDGTDNVAYRLAYNSLRQTYEKCMDILTGVLEDELRDLRSYAAIADAVRRGDAKRAERVARTLTRRGEERLLAAAELLEAGRSPKGVAV
- a CDS encoding DUF748 domain-containing protein, with product MLLALLVGLRIAAPFVVGPFLEERLSRALGARVQVGDVSFAPIDAVVTLGNVRVDRPGAPASDGDELEPAIHAARVRLDLQWLPLLHRALVVREVALESARIEVERTADGGTSLDRLLNVDAAPELPPGWSFAIDRVMLRDSLVRVRDTGDDGAPLELGVRDAEFSTMRRRASAFKRAPNLHVDVLVEGGRIRIDGTTDVLDDGSLVVDALLRVKDVPLERLREYLPEPGGALVAGRLSGQLHYQREPGRRDTLSGRLRARRVTVHVPTFDAPALAIRRVEAELDKIDFRRQRVVLEALTLHGARLAVRPDLTAPVPLFDATAVQPAATDGKRRAASSAAASPRWTWSVARFAAPYARVEVVGAEPAIVLPASVVGENLGPAAYWSPLRAWLGRGDQIATFDGTARLTRGFTIDGRLTADGIDAALFARAFKLPFAELVQAGVASADLTVDVAPGATDGPPVAVRGKLAVDGLWLAAPDPGLFAIGASTLELQLDGVRPAAGPRGTVRPAALHFRRATVRRPYVLLTRAPDGWLVPPFAEDPALLWARLMPVRAESESAPETDAAVVPAAAAPAEPPAPSPAQTLDAATPIVLGELTTIGGRVIVLDFAHERRTALDVDLLEGWARDVRLPGLGASQLVVQGRDRRLGRMTVAASRSGGTSEIELSAQDVPLAALTPYLQQAELPYGFAGGTARFLARIWLRQDGWSADATVALQRPEIVGDEDALRRALGMPVRDAIATLRDSDGDITLRLTLGSRGDVPTMVASALRSAVTRARLAPLPDRPIEIRFAPGSDELGVRAKQELGEIAYLLASRSDAVVELSSTVSEHDRRFLAEQAAAQYLEEPEGFMGVLRVFGVRDQDTRIREALAERRAGRPGRLSPEDEAVLREIVAAAPPIDPHRLTALARARVAKVARELVDRHGVEPSRIMVNEVSPTAASAGPPTVRASVELDTTLEASATRAEVRRW